A DNA window from Labrys wisconsinensis contains the following coding sequences:
- a CDS encoding L-idonate 5-dehydrogenase: MKAAVLHAAEDLRVEDLAEREIGPDEVSVRFAAGGICGSDLSYYFKGRVGDFALREPMVLGHEVAGVVERVGPKVEAVKPGDPVAVNPSRPCRTCDYCRIGRGNLCRNMRFFGSAAIFPHVQGGFSETILAREDQCVRVPASMPLRVAACAEPLAVSLHAVRRAGELLGRKVLIAGSGPIGMLCALAARRAGAAFIAITDLVAEPLALARQAGVDETIDVAAEPERLQRYEADKGFFDVALEATGSPKALASLFKVVRPGGRVVQLGMMPPGDIPVPANMLMAREIDFVGAFRFHEEFGTAVEALARGLIDVAPILSAEMPMARADEAFRLAADRTRAIKVHLHF, from the coding sequence ATGAAGGCTGCCGTGCTGCACGCCGCTGAGGACCTCAGGGTCGAGGACCTCGCCGAGCGGGAGATTGGCCCGGACGAGGTCAGCGTGCGCTTTGCCGCCGGCGGCATCTGCGGCTCGGACCTCTCCTATTACTTCAAGGGCCGCGTCGGCGACTTCGCCCTGCGCGAGCCGATGGTGCTCGGCCACGAGGTGGCCGGCGTGGTCGAGCGAGTCGGACCGAAGGTCGAGGCGGTGAAGCCGGGCGATCCGGTGGCGGTCAATCCGAGCCGGCCGTGCCGGACCTGCGACTATTGCCGCATCGGCCGGGGGAACCTCTGCCGCAACATGCGCTTCTTCGGCAGCGCCGCCATCTTCCCGCATGTGCAGGGTGGCTTCAGCGAGACCATCCTCGCCCGCGAGGACCAGTGCGTGCGCGTGCCGGCTTCCATGCCGCTGCGCGTCGCCGCCTGCGCCGAGCCGCTCGCGGTGAGCCTGCACGCGGTGCGCCGGGCCGGCGAGCTCCTCGGCCGCAAGGTGCTGATCGCCGGCTCCGGGCCGATCGGCATGCTCTGCGCCCTGGCGGCGCGGCGGGCCGGCGCCGCCTTCATCGCCATCACCGACCTCGTCGCCGAGCCGCTCGCCCTGGCGCGGCAGGCCGGCGTCGACGAGACCATCGATGTCGCGGCCGAGCCGGAGCGCCTCCAGCGCTACGAGGCCGACAAGGGCTTCTTCGACGTGGCGCTGGAGGCGACCGGCTCGCCCAAGGCCCTCGCCTCGCTGTTCAAGGTGGTGCGTCCGGGCGGGCGCGTCGTCCAGCTCGGCATGATGCCGCCCGGCGACATCCCGGTGCCCGCCAACATGCTGATGGCGCGCGAGATCGACTTCGTCGGCGCCTTCCGCTTCCACGAGGAGTTCGGCACGGCGGTCGAGGCGCTCGCCCGCGGCCTGATCGACGTCGCCCCGATCCTGTCCGCGGAGATGCCGATGGCCCGGGCCGACGAGGCCTTCCGCCTCGCGGCCGACCGCACCCGGGCGATCAAGGTGCACCTGCACTTCTGA
- a CDS encoding ABC transporter ATP-binding protein, whose translation MSFLELRSVTKRYGAVAALDGVDLTVAAGSRTAVVGPSGSGKTTLLRVVAGFEAPDAGGVTLEGEVLADARGAVPAHRRGIGVVAQDGALFPHLTIAENIGFGLERGDPGRAARIAELMAMVGLETAMLRRRPDELSGGQQQRVALARALARRPRLMLLDEPFSALDTGLRASTRKAVADLLSGAGIATILVTHDQAEALSFADQVAVMREGRLSQVGTPRELYLRPRDAMIAEFLGEAIILPARIAGGWAECALGRVGVDDRELSGAAEIMLRPEQVSLTPVPEGWAADAEPTPLGEVVDTDFAGAACTVVVALRGGGATPPLLLRRSSLEIPAVGTLVRLAVAGTAHVFRG comes from the coding sequence ATGAGCTTCCTGGAGCTGCGGTCGGTGACGAAGCGCTACGGCGCGGTGGCGGCGCTCGACGGCGTCGACCTCACCGTGGCCGCCGGCAGCCGCACGGCGGTGGTCGGCCCCTCGGGCTCGGGCAAGACCACGCTGCTGCGCGTCGTCGCCGGCTTCGAGGCGCCGGATGCCGGCGGGGTGACGCTGGAGGGCGAGGTGCTGGCCGATGCGCGCGGCGCCGTGCCGGCGCACCGGCGCGGCATCGGCGTGGTGGCGCAGGACGGCGCCCTGTTCCCGCATCTCACCATCGCCGAGAATATCGGCTTCGGCCTGGAGCGCGGCGACCCCGGCCGCGCCGCCCGCATCGCCGAGCTGATGGCGATGGTCGGCCTGGAGACCGCCATGCTGCGGCGCCGGCCGGACGAGCTCTCCGGCGGCCAGCAGCAGCGTGTGGCCCTCGCCCGCGCCCTCGCCCGCCGGCCGCGGCTGATGCTGCTGGACGAGCCTTTCTCCGCCCTCGACACCGGCCTGCGCGCCTCGACCCGCAAGGCGGTGGCGGACCTGCTCAGCGGCGCCGGCATCGCCACCATCCTGGTGACGCACGACCAGGCCGAGGCGCTCTCCTTCGCCGACCAGGTGGCGGTCATGCGCGAGGGCCGGCTCAGCCAGGTCGGCACGCCGCGCGAACTCTACCTGCGCCCGCGCGATGCGATGATCGCCGAGTTCCTGGGCGAGGCCATCATCCTGCCCGCCCGCATCGCCGGCGGCTGGGCCGAGTGCGCCCTCGGCCGCGTCGGCGTCGACGACCGCGAGCTCAGCGGCGCGGCCGAGATCATGCTGCGCCCCGAGCAGGTCTCCCTCACCCCGGTGCCGGAGGGATGGGCCGCCGATGCCGAGCCGACGCCGCTCGGCGAGGTGGTCGACACCGATTTCGCCGGCGCCGCCTGCACCGTGGTGGTGGCCTTGCGAGGCGGCGGCGCCACGCCCCCGCTGCTGCTGCGGCGATCGAGCCTGGAGATTCCGGCAGTCGGCACCCTGGTCCGCCTCGCGGTGGCCGGGACGGCACACGTGTTCCGGGGGTGA
- a CDS encoding NAD(P)-dependent oxidoreductase: MTQRIGIVGVGVMGSAIAARLIARGHRVVLRDPHPEKLAPLLAQGATAASSLAGLAGAVDTVITSLNTAEIVERVLFAPDGLVAGPVAGKLLIDMSSIDPGATAAMAKRLRAEVGMAHVDAPLSGGAPAAREGRLTLMLGGEAADVERARAVLGDLAANITHMGPSGAGQTTKLINQVLCACSFLAVAEATRLALDAGVDAARIPAALAGGRADSRILQEFMPKMAAFDLSPTGRIDNMLKDLEGAQRLAARLRTPMPLTGLATELHRMLVAAGIGPEDSAAYMKLFDFGRGRKG, translated from the coding sequence GTGACGCAGCGCATCGGCATCGTCGGCGTCGGGGTGATGGGTAGCGCCATCGCCGCCCGCCTGATCGCGCGCGGGCATCGGGTGGTGCTGCGCGATCCCCATCCGGAGAAGCTCGCGCCGCTGCTGGCGCAGGGCGCGACGGCCGCTTCGAGCCTCGCCGGCCTGGCCGGCGCCGTCGACACGGTGATCACCAGCCTCAACACGGCCGAGATCGTGGAGAGGGTGCTGTTCGCGCCGGACGGCCTCGTCGCCGGCCCGGTCGCCGGCAAGCTGCTGATCGACATGTCGAGCATCGACCCCGGCGCGACGGCCGCCATGGCGAAGCGGCTGCGCGCGGAGGTCGGCATGGCCCATGTCGACGCGCCGCTCTCCGGCGGCGCCCCGGCGGCGCGCGAGGGCCGGCTCACCCTGATGCTGGGCGGCGAGGCGGCCGACGTCGAGCGCGCCCGGGCGGTGCTGGGAGACCTCGCCGCCAACATCACCCATATGGGCCCCTCCGGCGCCGGCCAGACCACCAAGCTGATCAACCAGGTGCTCTGCGCCTGCTCCTTCCTGGCCGTGGCCGAGGCGACCCGCCTCGCCCTCGACGCCGGCGTCGACGCCGCCCGCATCCCCGCGGCCCTCGCCGGCGGCCGGGCGGATTCGCGCATCCTGCAGGAATTCATGCCGAAGATGGCCGCCTTCGACCTCTCGCCGACGGGCCGCATCGACAACATGCTCAAGGACCTCGAAGGCGCCCAGCGCCTCGCCGCCCGCCTGCGCACCCCGATGCCGCTCACGGGGCTGGCGACGGAGCTGCACAGGATGCTGGTGGCGGCCGGGATCGGCCCGGAGGACAGCGCGGCGTATATGAAGCTGTTCGATTTCGGGCGGGGGCGGAAGGGGTAG
- a CDS encoding ABC transporter permease: protein MTAAHPTAEIGRPGRLALPGAGARRRLAAPWMVAAAVLVALATLLPLGFVVAVAIQTGWTTASALIVRPRVGELLVNTALLVALTVPISAVLAVALAWLTERTDLPGARLWSWLAVAPLAVPAFVQGYAWVTLIPSLEGPLAGVLVSVIAYFPFLYLPVSATLRRLDPGLEDAAASLGHSPWRVFFRVVLPQLRLALCGGSLLIGLHLLAEYGLYVMIRFDTFTTAIIDQFQSSYNGPAANMLAIVLVACCFGLLGFEAGLRGRARYARVGAGADRQPQPRRLGRARLPCLALPAIVTALALGVPCVTLARWLAAGGAEIWRFDEILRTLGQTLGLALIGAALTTLAAIPMAWLSIRAPGRLQRLLEGSNYIVGSLPGVVVALALATITVRVALPLYQTAATILFAYVLMFLPRALVSLRASIAQAPVELEQAAHSLGRSPAGALWAVTIRLAAPGAAASMALVGLGITNELTATQMLAPNGTRTLAMAFWAYSSEIDYAAAAPYALMMVLLSLPLTWLLYVQSKRTAGR from the coding sequence ATGACCGCCGCGCATCCCACGGCTGAGATCGGACGGCCGGGCCGGCTCGCCCTCCCGGGCGCCGGGGCGCGCCGCCGGCTGGCGGCGCCCTGGATGGTCGCCGCCGCGGTGCTGGTCGCCCTCGCGACGCTCCTGCCGCTCGGCTTCGTCGTCGCCGTGGCGATCCAGACCGGCTGGACCACCGCCTCGGCTCTCATTGTCCGTCCGCGCGTCGGCGAGCTCCTGGTCAACACCGCCCTCCTGGTGGCGCTCACCGTGCCGATCTCGGCCGTGCTCGCGGTGGCGCTCGCCTGGCTGACCGAGCGCACCGACCTGCCCGGCGCCCGGCTCTGGTCCTGGCTGGCGGTGGCGCCGCTCGCCGTGCCCGCCTTCGTCCAGGGCTATGCCTGGGTGACGCTGATCCCGAGCCTCGAGGGGCCGCTCGCCGGCGTGCTGGTCTCGGTGATCGCCTATTTCCCCTTCCTCTACCTGCCGGTCTCGGCGACGCTGCGCCGCCTCGATCCCGGGCTGGAGGATGCCGCCGCCTCGCTTGGCCATTCGCCCTGGCGGGTGTTTTTCCGGGTGGTGCTGCCGCAGCTGCGCCTGGCGCTGTGCGGCGGCTCGCTGCTGATCGGCCTCCACCTGCTGGCCGAATACGGCCTCTACGTGATGATCCGCTTCGACACCTTCACCACGGCGATCATCGACCAGTTCCAGTCGAGCTATAACGGGCCGGCCGCCAACATGCTGGCGATCGTGCTCGTCGCCTGCTGCTTCGGCCTGCTGGGCTTCGAGGCCGGCCTGCGCGGGCGGGCGCGCTATGCCCGCGTCGGCGCCGGGGCCGACCGCCAGCCGCAGCCCCGCCGGCTCGGCCGGGCGCGGCTGCCCTGCCTCGCCCTGCCCGCCATCGTCACGGCCCTCGCCCTCGGCGTGCCCTGCGTCACCCTGGCGCGCTGGCTGGCCGCCGGGGGCGCCGAGATCTGGCGCTTCGACGAGATCCTGCGGACCCTCGGCCAGACCCTCGGCCTCGCCCTCATCGGCGCGGCGCTGACCACGCTGGCCGCCATCCCGATGGCCTGGCTGTCGATCCGGGCGCCGGGGCGGCTGCAGCGCCTGCTGGAGGGCTCCAACTACATCGTCGGCTCGCTGCCGGGCGTGGTCGTGGCCCTGGCGCTCGCCACCATCACCGTGCGCGTGGCGCTGCCGCTCTACCAGACCGCGGCCACCATCCTGTTCGCCTATGTCCTGATGTTCCTGCCGCGGGCCCTGGTCAGCCTGCGCGCCAGCATCGCCCAGGCGCCGGTGGAGCTGGAGCAGGCGGCGCACAGCCTCGGCCGCTCGCCGGCCGGGGCGCTGTGGGCGGTCACCATCCGCCTCGCCGCCCCCGGCGCGGCCGCCAGCATGGCGCTGGTCGGCCTCGGCATCACCAACGAGCTGACGGCGACGCAGATGCTGGCCCCCAACGGCACCCGGACGCTGGCCATGGCCTTCTGGGCCTATAGCAGCGAGATCGACTATGCGGCGGCCGCGCCCTATGCCTTGATGATGGTGCTCTTGTCGCTGCCGCTCACCTGGCTGCTCTATGTCCAGTCGAAGCGGACGGCCGGCCGATGA
- a CDS encoding LacI family DNA-binding transcriptional regulator, with amino-acid sequence MQDVSRLAGVSPMTVSRVLADPQRVTEPTRRRVLEAVAQLRYVPDMVAGSLSSRRTSFIAVILPTLTNANFADTAHGLTEALRPADYQPLIGYTMYRLDEEERLIRAMLARRPEAVVVAGTVHTKAASELLHQAGVPVVEIWERPDRPIDRAVGFSNHEAGRAAARRLIALGHRRIGALGPGIDGAARDFRGEDRLAGFAAALREAGLGDELVLRHGEPPVSFDHGARALAVLLERAGDVEAVFAVSDIAAVGALMECRRRGIRVPEDLSLIGFGDFEIGRQCVPSIDTIRVDAQRIGRRTGELLLALLGKGSPAGEPASLDVGFELVVRETTAAARRERGGEP; translated from the coding sequence ATGCAGGACGTCTCGCGCCTGGCGGGCGTCTCGCCCATGACGGTGTCGCGGGTGCTGGCCGACCCGCAGCGCGTCACCGAGCCGACGCGCCGGCGCGTGCTGGAGGCGGTGGCGCAGCTGCGCTATGTGCCCGACATGGTGGCCGGCAGCCTGTCCTCGCGGCGCACCAGCTTCATCGCGGTGATCCTGCCGACCCTGACCAACGCCAATTTCGCCGACACGGCGCACGGCCTGACCGAGGCGCTGCGCCCGGCCGACTACCAGCCGCTGATCGGCTACACCATGTACCGGCTCGACGAGGAGGAGCGGCTGATCCGCGCCATGCTGGCCCGCCGGCCGGAGGCGGTGGTCGTGGCCGGCACGGTGCACACCAAGGCGGCGAGCGAGCTGCTCCACCAGGCCGGCGTGCCGGTGGTCGAGATCTGGGAGCGTCCCGACCGGCCGATCGACCGGGCCGTCGGCTTCTCCAACCACGAGGCCGGCCGCGCCGCCGCCCGCCGCCTGATCGCCCTCGGCCACCGGCGCATCGGCGCGCTCGGCCCCGGCATCGACGGCGCGGCGCGCGACTTCCGCGGCGAGGACCGCCTCGCCGGCTTCGCCGCGGCGCTGCGCGAGGCCGGGCTCGGCGACGAATTGGTGCTGCGCCACGGCGAGCCGCCGGTCTCCTTCGACCATGGGGCGCGGGCGCTGGCCGTGCTGCTGGAGCGGGCAGGTGATGTCGAGGCAGTGTTCGCGGTCAGCGACATCGCCGCCGTCGGCGCGCTGATGGAGTGCCGCCGGCGCGGCATCCGGGTGCCGGAGGACCTCTCCCTCATCGGCTTTGGCGATTTCGAGATCGGCCGCCAATGCGTGCCCTCGATCGACACGATCCGGGTCGACGCCCAGCGCATCGGCCGGCGCACCGGCGAGCTCCTGCTCGCGCTGCTCGGCAAAGGCAGCCCGGCGGGCGAGCCCGCGAGCCTCGACGTCGGCTTCGAGCTGGTGGTGCGGGAGACGACCGCCGCGGCGCGGCGGGAGCGGGGAGGGGAGCCGTGA
- a CDS encoding NfeD family protein: protein MAESALLALGIWTWFLVAAVLMILELAAPGAFMFWLGLGAAATGVVSLVFVNLTWQQELLVFAVLALASAAIGRSVMRRVAARSSDSPFLNRRAEAFVGREFVLADPIVHGGGRVRIDDTVWRVTGADAPAGTRVKVTRVDGAALVVVPV, encoded by the coding sequence ATGGCCGAAAGCGCCCTTCTCGCGCTCGGCATCTGGACCTGGTTCCTGGTGGCGGCCGTGCTGATGATCCTGGAGCTCGCCGCGCCCGGCGCCTTCATGTTCTGGCTCGGGCTCGGCGCCGCGGCGACCGGCGTCGTCAGCCTCGTCTTCGTCAACCTCACCTGGCAGCAGGAGCTGCTGGTCTTCGCCGTGCTCGCGCTGGCCTCGGCGGCGATCGGCCGCTCTGTGATGCGGCGCGTCGCCGCCCGCAGCAGCGACAGCCCCTTCCTCAACCGCCGGGCCGAGGCCTTTGTCGGCCGCGAATTCGTGCTGGCCGATCCGATCGTCCATGGCGGCGGCCGGGTGCGGATCGACGACACGGTCTGGCGGGTGACCGGCGCCGACGCGCCGGCCGGCACGCGGGTCAAGGTGACGCGGGTGGACGGCGCGGCCCTGGTGGTGGTGCCGGTGTAG
- a CDS encoding SPFH domain-containing protein, with translation MSGANIVLIVVAVLIVLVLFAGIKTVPQGYTYTVERFRRYTRTLSPGLNLIVPFFDTIGAKMNVMEQVLDVPRQEIITKDNATVAVDGVAFYQVIDAAKAAYEVSNLNSAALNLIMTNIRTVMGSMDLDQLLSHRDEINVRLLNVVDAAATSWGVKVTRVEIKDIVPPADLIAAMGRQMKAEREKRAVILEAEGQRQSEILKAEGQKQAQVLEAEGRKEAAFRDAEARERSAQAEAAATLVVSEAISKGDTAALNYFIADKYVKAFQSLASAPNQKVLVLPMEATALIGSLAGIGEIAKSVFGDAATPPARRPAGGIPRVEPREE, from the coding sequence ATGTCGGGCGCGAATATCGTCTTGATCGTCGTTGCCGTTCTGATCGTGCTCGTGCTGTTCGCCGGCATCAAGACCGTGCCGCAGGGCTACACCTACACCGTCGAGCGCTTCCGCCGATACACCCGCACGCTGTCTCCCGGCCTCAACCTGATCGTGCCCTTCTTCGACACGATCGGCGCGAAGATGAACGTGATGGAGCAGGTGCTCGATGTCCCTCGGCAGGAGATCATCACCAAGGACAATGCTACCGTCGCGGTCGACGGCGTCGCCTTCTACCAGGTGATCGATGCCGCCAAGGCGGCCTATGAGGTCTCCAACCTCAACAGCGCCGCCCTGAACCTGATCATGACCAATATCCGCACGGTCATGGGCTCGATGGACCTCGACCAGCTCCTGTCGCATCGCGACGAGATCAATGTGCGGCTGCTCAACGTGGTCGACGCCGCCGCGACGAGCTGGGGCGTCAAGGTCACTCGCGTCGAGATCAAGGACATCGTGCCGCCGGCCGACCTGATCGCCGCCATGGGTCGGCAGATGAAGGCCGAGCGCGAGAAGCGCGCCGTGATCCTGGAGGCGGAAGGCCAGCGCCAGTCGGAGATCCTCAAGGCCGAGGGCCAGAAGCAGGCGCAGGTGCTGGAGGCCGAGGGCCGCAAGGAAGCCGCCTTCCGTGACGCCGAAGCCCGCGAGCGTTCGGCGCAGGCCGAAGCCGCCGCCACGCTCGTGGTCTCCGAGGCGATCTCCAAGGGCGACACCGCGGCGCTCAACTACTTCATCGCCGACAAATATGTGAAGGCGTTCCAGAGCCTGGCCTCGGCGCCCAACCAGAAGGTGCTGGTGCTGCCGATGGAGGCGACCGCCCTGATCGGCTCGCTGGCCGGCATCGGCGAGATCGCCAAGAGCGTGTTCGGCGATGCCGCCACGCCCCCGGCGCGCCGGCCGGCCGGCGGCATTCCGCGCGTCGAGCCCCGCGAGGAATGA
- a CDS encoding iron ABC transporter substrate-binding protein, translated as MKIAVPSLAGIASLALALISAPGMLAPAAAADDAGIVVYNAQHESLTQAWADGFTKETGIKVTLRNGSDTEFGNLIVQEGKGSPADVFLTENSPAMVLVDNAGLFAPIDPETLAEVPEQFRPAHGRWVGVAARSTVFAYDKTRLTEDKLPKSLLDLADPAWKGRWAASPSGADFQAIVSALLELKGEAATLNWLKAMKQNATAYKGNSVAMKAVNAGQVEGAVIYHYYYFGDQAKTGENSKNVALHYFRNQDPGAFVSISGGGVLASSQHPKEAQAFLKWVAGKGGQEILKTGTSYEYAVGVGAQSNPKLVPLDDLQAPKVEASKLNSAKVTELMTEAGLL; from the coding sequence ATGAAGATTGCTGTTCCATCCCTCGCCGGTATCGCCTCGCTCGCCCTCGCATTGATCTCGGCACCGGGGATGCTCGCGCCGGCGGCGGCCGCCGACGACGCGGGCATCGTCGTCTACAACGCCCAGCATGAGAGCCTGACCCAGGCCTGGGCCGACGGCTTCACCAAGGAGACCGGCATCAAGGTGACGCTGCGCAACGGCAGCGACACCGAGTTCGGCAACCTCATCGTCCAGGAGGGCAAGGGCTCGCCGGCGGACGTGTTCCTGACCGAGAACTCGCCGGCCATGGTGCTGGTCGACAATGCCGGCCTGTTCGCGCCGATCGATCCGGAGACGCTGGCCGAGGTGCCCGAGCAGTTCCGGCCGGCCCACGGCCGCTGGGTGGGCGTGGCGGCCCGCAGCACGGTCTTCGCCTACGACAAGACCAGGCTGACCGAGGACAAGCTGCCCAAGTCCCTCCTCGACCTCGCCGATCCCGCCTGGAAGGGCCGCTGGGCCGCCTCGCCCTCCGGCGCCGACTTCCAGGCCATCGTCAGCGCCCTGCTCGAGCTCAAGGGCGAGGCGGCGACGCTCAACTGGCTCAAGGCGATGAAGCAGAACGCGACGGCCTACAAGGGCAACAGCGTCGCCATGAAGGCGGTGAATGCCGGCCAGGTCGAGGGCGCGGTGATTTACCACTACTATTATTTCGGCGACCAGGCGAAGACCGGCGAGAACTCCAAGAACGTGGCGCTGCACTATTTCCGCAACCAGGATCCCGGCGCCTTCGTCTCGATCTCCGGCGGCGGCGTGCTCGCCTCGAGCCAGCATCCGAAGGAGGCGCAGGCCTTCCTGAAGTGGGTCGCCGGCAAGGGCGGCCAGGAGATCCTGAAGACCGGCACGTCCTACGAATATGCAGTCGGCGTCGGCGCGCAGTCCAACCCCAAGCTGGTGCCGCTCGACGATCTGCAGGCGCCCAAGGTCGAGGCCTCGAAGCTCAACAGCGCCAAGGTCACCGAGCTGATGACCGAGGCGGGACTGCTCTGA
- a CDS encoding cystathionine gamma-synthase family protein, with product MTAPRPSKTHIGNHALHPETLMLGYGFDPQLSEGAVKPPVFLTSTFVFKSAEEGRDFFDYVSGRREPPRGTGAGLVYSRFNHPNSEIVEDRLAIYEGAEACVLFSSGMSAIATTLLAFARPGDAILHSQPLYGGTETLLARTFATLGIAAVGFADGVDEAAVRAAAEEAAAKGRVSLIMIETPSNPTNTLVDIALMRRIADELGERQGHRPVVVCDNTLLGPVFQRPLEHGADVSVYSLTKYVGGHSDLIAGAALGRTAVARPIKALRGAIGTQLDPHSCWMLGRSLETLSIRMQRADDNARVVAEFLRGHPKVERVHYLPFLAQGTPAAEVFGRQSLGAGSTFSFDIRGGEKAAFAFLNALEIFKLAVSLGGTESLASHPAAMTHSGVPAAVRARIGILDTTIRLSIGIEHPDDLVADLTQALAAAG from the coding sequence ATGACCGCACCGAGACCGTCCAAGACCCATATCGGCAACCATGCGCTGCATCCCGAGACGCTGATGCTCGGCTACGGCTTCGACCCGCAGCTCTCTGAGGGCGCGGTCAAGCCGCCGGTGTTCCTGACCTCGACCTTCGTGTTCAAGTCGGCCGAGGAGGGGCGCGACTTCTTCGACTATGTCTCGGGCCGGCGCGAGCCGCCGCGCGGCACCGGCGCCGGGCTGGTCTATTCGCGCTTCAACCATCCCAACAGCGAGATCGTCGAGGACCGCCTGGCAATCTACGAGGGCGCGGAGGCCTGCGTGCTGTTCTCCTCGGGCATGTCGGCGATCGCCACCACCCTGCTCGCCTTCGCCCGGCCGGGCGACGCCATCCTGCATTCCCAGCCGCTCTACGGCGGCACCGAGACGCTGCTGGCGCGCACCTTCGCCACCCTCGGCATCGCCGCGGTCGGCTTCGCCGACGGCGTCGACGAGGCGGCGGTGCGGGCCGCGGCGGAGGAGGCAGCGGCCAAGGGCCGCGTCTCGCTCATCATGATCGAGACGCCGTCCAACCCGACCAACACGCTGGTCGACATCGCGCTGATGCGGCGCATCGCCGACGAGCTCGGCGAGCGCCAGGGCCACCGGCCGGTGGTGGTGTGCGACAACACCCTGCTCGGGCCGGTGTTCCAGCGCCCGCTCGAGCACGGCGCCGACGTCTCGGTCTATTCGCTGACCAAATATGTCGGCGGCCATTCCGACCTGATCGCCGGCGCGGCGCTCGGGCGCACGGCGGTGGCGAGGCCGATCAAGGCGCTGCGCGGGGCGATCGGCACCCAGCTCGACCCGCATTCCTGCTGGATGCTCGGCCGCTCGCTGGAGACGCTCAGCATCCGCATGCAGCGGGCCGACGACAATGCCCGCGTCGTGGCCGAGTTCCTGCGCGGCCATCCCAAGGTGGAGCGGGTGCACTACCTGCCGTTCCTGGCGCAGGGCACGCCGGCGGCCGAGGTGTTCGGGCGCCAGAGCCTCGGGGCGGGCTCGACCTTCTCCTTCGACATCCGCGGCGGCGAGAAGGCTGCCTTCGCCTTCCTCAACGCGCTGGAGATCTTCAAGCTGGCGGTGAGCCTGGGCGGCACCGAATCCCTCGCCAGCCACCCCGCGGCCATGACCCATTCCGGCGTGCCGGCGGCAGTGCGAGCCCGCATCGGCATCCTCGACACCACGATCCGGCTCTCCATCGGCATCGAGCATCCCGACGACCTCGTCGCCGACCTGACCCAGGCGCTGGCGGCGGCGGGGTGA
- a CDS encoding aspartate/glutamate racemase family protein — MKIACLHTHEGNVAMFEQAAAALGLPDGTLHHEVRPELLRAAEDAGGLTPAIADETGAILLELGRDADAVLLTCSTLGQAAATAAPAAPVPILRADGALAERATGAGGAVAVLCALETTVVPTTRLFAEAAARSGARLDIRLVPGAWALFRAGDRDGYLRAIARAADEAYGDGASIVALAQASMTDAAALVTRGPRPLSSPAAGLAAAVERIGAASPQAV, encoded by the coding sequence GTGAAGATCGCCTGCCTGCACACCCACGAGGGCAACGTCGCCATGTTCGAACAGGCCGCGGCGGCGCTCGGCCTTCCCGACGGCACGCTGCATCATGAGGTCCGGCCGGAGCTGCTGCGCGCGGCCGAGGATGCCGGCGGGCTCACGCCCGCCATCGCGGACGAGACCGGCGCCATCCTGCTCGAGCTCGGCCGGGACGCCGACGCCGTGCTCCTGACCTGCTCGACCTTGGGGCAGGCGGCCGCCACGGCCGCACCGGCCGCCCCGGTTCCCATCCTGCGCGCGGACGGCGCGCTGGCGGAGCGGGCGACCGGCGCCGGCGGAGCGGTCGCGGTGCTCTGCGCCCTGGAAACGACGGTGGTGCCGACGACGCGGCTCTTCGCCGAAGCGGCGGCACGGTCCGGCGCCAGGCTCGACATCCGCCTCGTGCCCGGCGCCTGGGCCCTGTTCCGGGCCGGCGATCGCGACGGCTATCTCCGGGCGATCGCGCGGGCGGCGGACGAAGCCTATGGCGACGGCGCGTCGATCGTCGCCCTCGCCCAGGCGTCGATGACCGATGCCGCCGCTCTGGTCACCCGGGGGCCACGGCCGCTGAGCAGCCCGGCGGCCGGGCTGGCGGCAGCCGTCGAACGGATCGGCGCGGCATCCCCGCAGGCCGTCTGA